In Streptomyces venezuelae, the sequence ACCGCGAGTACGTCACCCTCCAGGGCAAGTACAAGTCCAAGGCCAGCACGATGCAGACGGAGCTGGAGAAGGTCGCCAAGCTCATCGAGCGCGGCAAGGACGACTACCGCGCCACCGACAAGCGGGCCTCGACCCTCTTCACCGAGGCGTACTGAGTCCGGCAGGGACCCCGGTCCCGTGACGCCGAAGGGGCGCGCCCGGTGCGGGCGCGCCCCTTCGGCGTTTCCCGGGCCCGCTCAGGGCTCGTGGCGGTCCAGGTCGAACTCGCCGTCCCTGGCACCGAGTACGAAGGCCTCCCACTCGGCGGCCGTGTAGCGCAGCACCGTCTCCCGGTCCAGCGAGGAGCGCATGGCGACCGCTCCTTCCGGAAGCCGGGCGATCTCGACCCGCTCCTCGTCCGGGCTGGTTCCGGGCGGCCCCTCCCACTCCACAGCGCTGATGTCGAGCGCGTACAGCTCGTCCTTCTCCTGCTGGGTGCCCATGAGCGGCCCTTCCCTCGGTGGTGCGGTCTTCCCCGCCGATTATCGGGGCTGCACCGCCGGCCGGGACGGTTTTCCGCCCGATACCCCATGCCCAGGCCCCATGGCCCAGGCCTCACGCCCGCTGCCCTATGCCGTGGGTTTCCCTACGGCCCCCGGTGGCCGGCCCCGCGGCCGGCCACCGGGCGGGCACTCACACGGTGTCCGGCATCCGGCCGATCTGCACCAGGGACGTCCCCCGCCTGCGCGAGGCGAAGTAGGCCCGGCCCGGCGGCATCGGCCGCGGCCGCACCGTACCGACCAGGTCGCCCTCGGCCGGATCGCCGGACAGGACGATGCCCTGCGCGCCCAGCTCCTTGATCCTCTGCATGAACGACTCGTACATCGAGCGCGAGGCGCCCGCCGAGCTGCGCGCGATGATGAAGCGCACACCCGTGTCCCGGGCGAACGGCAGGTACTCCACCAGCGGCGCCAGCGGGTTGCCCTGGCTCGTCGCCACCAGGTCGAAGTCGTCGATGATGATGAAGACGTCCGGGCCCGTCCACCAGCTGCGGTCGCGCAGCTGCTGCGGAGTGACGTCGGTCGGCGGCTGCCGCCGCGAGAACACCCCGCCCAGCGCCTCCATGTGCATCTGCAGGGAGCTCGCCATCGGCGCGTACTCCAGCAGGTGCTCCTCCGGCAGTGCCCCGAGCAGGCTCCGCCGGTAGTCGCCCACGACCAGGCGCGCCTGGTCCGGGGTGTACCGCTCGGAGATCTGCTTGGCGATGAGCCGCAGCAGGTTCGTCTTGCCGGACTCGCTCTCACCGAAGACGAGGAGGAAGGGGTCGGTGTCGAAGTCGATGAACACCGGCTCCAGAGCCGTCTCGTCGATGCCGATCGCGATGCCGCGGGAGGGGAACTCGCCGCCCTTGGGCAGCTGGTCCGAGTGGAGCAGCCGCGGCAGCAGCCGTACGCCCGGAGCCGCCTGCCCCGTCCAGTTCTGCTTCACGGCGTCCACGAACGCCGTCGTCGCCTCCGACAGGGTCCCCGCGTCGTGGGAGCCGTCGATCCGGGGGAGCGCCCCCAGGAAATGCAGCTTCTCGGGCACCTGACCGCGACCCGGCATGCCCTGGGGGACGTTCGCCGCGACCTTCCGGTCGAACTCGGAGTCCATGGTGTCGCCGAGCCGCAGCTCCAGCCGGCCCAGCATCTGGTCCTTGAGCGCGGCCCGGACCTCCATGTACCGCGCCGCGGTGATCACCACGTGGATGCCGTAGCCCAGACCACGGGCGGCGATGTCCGTGACGACCTCGTCCAGGCCCTCGTACTCGCCGCGGAAGTTGCCCCAGCCGTCGACGATCAGGAACACGTCGCCGAACGGCTCGTGCGGCAGGTCGCCCGACGCCCGCCGGCGCCGGTAGGTGCCGATCGAGTCGATGTTGTTCGCGCGGAAGAACTCCTCACGGCGGTTGAGGATGCCCCCGACCTCCGCGACCGTACGCCGGACCCGCTCCGGGTCCAGGCGCGAGGCGATCCCGCCCACGTGCGGCAGCTCGGCGACCGCCGACAGGCTGCCACCGCCGAAGTCCAGCCCGTAGAACTGCACCTCGCGCGGGGTGTGGGTGAGCGCGAACGAGGCGATCAGCGTCCGCATCAGCGTCGACTTGCCCGACTGCGGACCGCCGACCACCATCATGTGGCCCGCCGCACCCGAGAAGTCCCGGTACAGCACCTCGCGCCGCTGCTCGAACGGCTTGTCGATGAGGCCGAGCGGGACGACGAGACCGCCGGGCCGCGTGTACCCGTCGGCGTGCAGACCGCGCTCCGCGCTCGGCGACAGCGCCGGCAGCAGCTGGTCCAGCGGCGGGGCCTGGTCCAGCGGCGGCAGCCACACCTGGTGCGCCGGCACCCCCTGGCCCTCCAGCCGGCCCACGATCACGTCCAGCACCGTGTCGGCGAGCGCGTCGTCCTCCCGCGTCGACTGCGCGGCCAGATACGCCGGGTCCGGAGCCGCGTACACGACCGGCACCGGGGTCGCCGTGAACAGCGCGGGCCGCCGCTCCACCGGGAACTGCCCCACCGACAGGTCCGGCCCGCCCGAGCGGTAGGTGCCCGAGACGTACGCCGCCTTGAAGCGGGTCATCTCGTCCGTACCGAACTTCAGATAACCCGAACCGGGCACCGACGGCAGGTGATACGCGTCCGGCACACCGATCGCGGTCCGCGACTCCGCCGCCGAGAAGGTCCGCAGACCGATCCGGTACGACAGGTACGTGTCCAGACCGCGCAGTTTGCCCTCCTCCAGGCGCTGCGAGGCCAGCAGCAGGTGCACACCCAGCGAACGGCCGATGCGGCCGATCTGGATGAACATGTCGATGAAGTCCGGCTTCGCCGTCAGCAGCTCGCTGAACTCGTCGATGACCAGCACCAGCGACGCCAGCGGCTCCAGCGGGGCACCCGCCGCGCGGGCCTTCTCGTAGTCGTGGATGTTCGCGTAGTTGCCCGCCGAACGCAGCAGCTCCTGACGGCGCTGCAGCTCACCGCGGATCGAGTCGCCCATGCGGTCCACGAGCGTGAGGTCGTCCGCGAGGTTGGTGATGACCGCCGCGACGTGCGGCATCTGCCCCATGCCCGTGAAGGTCGCACCACCCTTGAAGTCGGCGAGTACGAAGTTCAG encodes:
- the eccCa gene encoding type VII secretion protein EccCa — its product is MSQIVVKRPPRSLPPEVPEEELRLEAPPELPRGQQESMLMQLLPMLGMGSSVVFFFMPGAAPFMRIMGVLMLVSTVAMVVAQLVRHRRGTQGQMADVRRDYLKYLAQTRRQVRRTARAQRDAQLYLHPAPEQLWSVVAEGSRLWERRVGDQDFGQARLGLGAQRLATPLVAPDTAPVDELEPLTAGAMQRFLRVHSSLDGLPMALSIRAFYHVTVSGEPESARSTARAMVAQLATLHSPEDLMVAVVAAPGAVPSWDWTKWLPHTQVPGQVDGAGTKRLFGDDLVELEGLLGSRLDGRPRFSREVSPVLDQPHLVVVLDGGMVPPDSVFAAAEGLQGVTIVEVVAGELDEQRGGLSVVVRPGRLRLESGAGVAYEGVPDTLSLPAAEALARQLAPMRTGGGDDDEPLLANLDFTDLLNLGDAAAVDVARTWRPRSAGERLRVPIGVGEDGAPVMLDLKEAAQEGMGPHGLCVGATGSGKSELLRTLVLGLAVTHTSETLNFVLADFKGGATFTGMGQMPHVAAVITNLADDLTLVDRMGDSIRGELQRRQELLRSAGNYANIHDYEKARAAGAPLEPLASLVLVIDEFSELLTAKPDFIDMFIQIGRIGRSLGVHLLLASQRLEEGKLRGLDTYLSYRIGLRTFSAAESRTAIGVPDAYHLPSVPGSGYLKFGTDEMTRFKAAYVSGTYRSGGPDLSVGQFPVERRPALFTATPVPVVYAAPDPAYLAAQSTREDDALADTVLDVIVGRLEGQGVPAHQVWLPPLDQAPPLDQLLPALSPSAERGLHADGYTRPGGLVVPLGLIDKPFEQRREVLYRDFSGAAGHMMVVGGPQSGKSTLMRTLIASFALTHTPREVQFYGLDFGGGSLSAVAELPHVGGIASRLDPERVRRTVAEVGGILNRREEFFRANNIDSIGTYRRRRASGDLPHEPFGDVFLIVDGWGNFRGEYEGLDEVVTDIAARGLGYGIHVVITAARYMEVRAALKDQMLGRLELRLGDTMDSEFDRKVAANVPQGMPGRGQVPEKLHFLGALPRIDGSHDAGTLSEATTAFVDAVKQNWTGQAAPGVRLLPRLLHSDQLPKGGEFPSRGIAIGIDETALEPVFIDFDTDPFLLVFGESESGKTNLLRLIAKQISERYTPDQARLVVGDYRRSLLGALPEEHLLEYAPMASSLQMHMEALGGVFSRRQPPTDVTPQQLRDRSWWTGPDVFIIIDDFDLVATSQGNPLAPLVEYLPFARDTGVRFIIARSSAGASRSMYESFMQRIKELGAQGIVLSGDPAEGDLVGTVRPRPMPPGRAYFASRRRGTSLVQIGRMPDTV
- a CDS encoding WXG100 family type VII secretion target, which produces MTANDGTRVRYESVQQMADRIRIVSGNIIKDLEQMEQALKVVTDTWDGEAHREYVTLQGKYKSKASTMQTELEKVAKLIERGKDDYRATDKRASTLFTEAY
- a CDS encoding DUF397 domain-containing protein — protein: MGTQQEKDELYALDISAVEWEGPPGTSPDEERVEIARLPEGAVAMRSSLDRETVLRYTAAEWEAFVLGARDGEFDLDRHEP